The Bombus pascuorum chromosome 9, iyBomPasc1.1, whole genome shotgun sequence genome has a window encoding:
- the LOC132910729 gene encoding patronin isoform X20 has protein sequence MWSAITRLFVKGKTEESAPRTKDRTCDGVPDTVVHVFDAMDRNAGDDRRKGPAGEQHHDGAESEHFSDAYDSRQAKQRASVKWLLSKAYNNRVPENLRDPYYIDNENQEHLKPQIVHALSNAELYCLALANIYSDPNYHNQNHCGILQALARKGVYLAEPNNTQLTETILIQNSPLKMSAHMAVIEGLMVLYAKEVVTGDRVVSAIRRFDPQAEVDVPADHEKGLLLWISHASNALIAKIQADEGAGDKTRLPELPAAKDFQSLCDGVGLAAVVAFYCPGELNWMDIRVSKRPSVADALHNLSLVHAFCNRCLPYSIFHMLPEDVTYMRGCMKQNLVVFLADMYNVLEIHPAKCVRYPGEERAMQFLDACPRNSHGVAHKRSLPQSIAPIPDLRSNLSVSAPGFTVAKAPSSSSVKKSQSLQQTAENYSHDDRRAGSEESFVVHRGKGIPTLSSVADEKSITRVDAAGRPSNWEEQRRSSYAGRRSRRNSVSDDSQLTIENFGGSQDNLHNFGRNPDKEVGAHIGKRSTTEPTLPARSSVQDVYGSGVQHILSDNGYDKEEPPRLRRQTSNSSLDNVALKQILHSSENVNSDGDTSKLASFANLSRQSSEKGINLTYTEQERDDSKSNLSNKKLGQTNGNRNGEKKTTFATLPNTTTWQQQSNQQSQQMEQHSVADENGGNTIMASQLNNIRLKLEEKRRHIENEKRRMEVVMSKQRQKVGKAAFLQAVTKLYLVGKVKSPSSSTSGGDSPAEIGPPTPVTSGSSGETPTSVSETTPVTQQPSQEKPQRPFSLKEISEDVRDVEHKWLEHDGNAPFIETRRTPDIENMDLEQYHQSISQIYTPFRRMNNSLSEIQADIQRLANQQNQIQQQHLMTQHQQQIQQQFQQLQSLSQQHMQNFGMAPINPLTSKLQDTQQSQFYLHDQPQLQRRMWGQPPPTQSLANEMAAVGYQQSMDPRYSTQPTPYQQDMRLYQDTRNWGTHPPQQKGFVLHDTPQEPRYLNGGDHSLCNNQMSHPGPTYPSSTSIFNQTPPSSASPQHRNAVHRISQLMSESPEPKRPTVHHIPIKCESPTEKRQITAMHAPVPAPPVDDMKPQNISFIGNDDELTQGIRGLNITSGSRTYRIPSPTRPSISRNSFQPHPSLREATPSPSGTPEVTPLDPTDAGEKGFYICFDNDAPKKPKPTLRVKRTSPKKERGVSSYVDNEDFTMRPDSPSAIVMDRQKQLEIQRDSDREKQRQIDERDFQRQEIRDREIQREGEREKQRERHEMSGESRQSGVGLIIGNQLANPDPNSLDEMERKKERIMLLSLQRRQQQEEMKERKEVEAQARREQEKLKAEERARKKEEERQRRAAILEQHKVKKAIEEAEREGKVIDKELLNTIKPTKLRNKTATTRPRPKTIHVDAGTELDSGALTPSRGKKGSSSNLSTDVQEPQQQVRGRPKYPSYQNFKGRKSNSLMNLCGSSSDQDGMMCRYTDTDSGLGRATPPRRAPSPGMGSMRHLPSPSGPGSLPPGLMTKRRVFDDGSSDISSTPSSMMDYNGPRLYKQPTTKSNRGIMLNAVEYCVFPGTVNKEAKRRVLDEIARSESKHFLILFRDAGCQFRALYSYCPDREEVSKLYGTGPKQVMDKMFDKFFKYNSGAKCFSQVHTKHLTVTIDAFTIHNSLWQGKKVNLPNKKDMPLVI, from the exons GCCAAACAACGTGCCTCCGTAAAATGGCTCTTGTCGAAGGCGTACAACAACCGAGTGCCAGAAAACCTTCGTGATCCGTATTATATCGATAATGAG AACCAAGAACACCTGAAGCCGCAGATCGTACATGCACTTTCCAATGCGGAACTATACTGTTTGGCGCTGGCGAACATCTATTCGGATCCAAATTATCACAATCAGAATCATTGCGGTATTCTCCAAGCCCTGGCCAGAAAGGGTGTTTACCTCGCGGAGCCAAACAATACTCAACTCACCGAAACGATCCTCATTCAAAATTCACCACTCAAGATG TCCGCGCATATGGCTGTGATAGAGGGCCTGATGGTCTTGTACGCGAAGGAAGTAGTGACTGGAGATCGAGTAGTTTCGGCGATTCGGCGGTTCGACCCCCAGGCGGAGGTGGATGTGCCAGCGGACCACGAAAAAGGACTTCTTCTCTGGATCAGCCACGCGTCAAATGCGTTGATTGCCAAGATCCAGGCGGACGAAGGTGCCGGTGATAAAACGCGACTGCCAGAACTACCAGCTGCCAAGGACTTCCAATCGTTATGCGATGGTGTCGGCCTTGCCGCCGTTGTGGCCTTCTACTGCCCCGGCGAGCTCAATTGGATGGACATCAGGGTGTCGAAGAGACCGTCGGTCGCGGATGCGCTGCACAACTTGTCGCTGGTCCACGCGTTTTGTAACCGATGCTTACCCTATTCCATTTTTCACATGCTACCCGAAGACGTGACGTATATGAGGGG GTGCATGAAGCAAAATTTAGTCGTTTTCTTGGCGGACATGTACAACGTATTGGAAATTCATCCGGCGAAATGTGTACGTTATCCAGGCGAGGAAAGGGCGATGCAGTTCTTAGATG CCTGCCCGCGCAATAGTCATGGCGTAGCTCATAAAAGAAGTCTGCCACAGTCTATAGCTCCGATACCTGATCTGAGAAGCAACCTCTCCGTATCCGCGCCAGGCTTCACAG ttGCAAAAGCACCGTCATCCTCCTCTGTCAAGAAGTCACAATCACTGCAACAAACTGCCGAAAATTATTCTCACGACGACAG ACGAGCAGGGAGCGAAGAAAGTTTCGTAGTGCACCGTGGCAAAGGCATCCCTACGTTAAGTTCCGTAGCAGACGAGAAATCTATAACTAGAGTAGATGCCGCTGGTCGGCCAAGCAATTGGGAAGAACAGAGGAGAAGCTCGTATGCTGGTCGACGATCTAGGCGTAACAGTGTTTCGGATGACTCTCAGCTGACCATTGAGAACTTTGGTGGATCTCAG GATAATTTACACAACTTCGGCAGAAATCCAGACAAGGAGGTCGGCGCGCACATTGGCAAACGGAGCACCACAGAGCCAACACTACCAGCAAGATCTAGCGTTCAGGATGTGTATGGTAGCGGAGTGCAGCATATTTTATCAGATAACGGATACGATAAGGAAGAACCGCCGAGATTAAGAAGGCAGACCTCGAACTCTAGCTTGGACAACGTCGCGCTCAAGCAAATTTTACATTCCAGCGAGAACGTTAATTCGGACGGGGATACGTCCAAGTTAGCCAGCTTCGCGAATTTAAGCAGACAAAGCTCCGAGAAAGGGATCAACTTGACCTACACGGAACAAGAACGCGACGACAGCAAGTCGAATCTGTCGAATAAGAAACTTGGTCAGACCAATGGTAATAGGAATGGTGAGAAGAAAACGACGTTCGCCACGTTACCGAATACGACCACGTGGCAGCAACAGAGCAACCAGCAATCTCAACAGATGGAACAACATTCTGTtg CAGACGAGAACGGAGGTAACACGATTATGGCCTCACAACTGAATAATATTAGATTGAAGTTGGAGGAGAAGCGACGTCACATAGAAAACGAGAAGAGAAGGATGGAAGTCGTGATGTCAAAGCAACGGCAGAAAGTGGGCAAAGCTGCGTTCCTGCAAGCTGTTACGAAG CTGTACTTGGTG GGTAAGGTTAAATCTCCCTCTTCATCAACGTCTGGGGGGGACAGTCCGGCTGAAATTGGTCCCCCCACTCCTGTAACCTCCGGATCTTCGGGGGAGACCCCGACAAGTGTTTCCGAGACGACCCCCGTAACCCAACAACCCTCTCAAGAAAAACCACAGAGACCCTTCTCGCTCAAG GAAATTAGTGAGGATGTTCGAGATGTTGAACATAAATGGTTAGAGCATGACGGTAATGCCCCATTTATTGAAACAAGACGCACTCCAGATATTGAAAACATGGATCTTGAGCAATATCATCAATCTATATCACA aatatatacacCTTTTCGCAGGATGAATAACAGCCTTAGTGAAATACAAGCTGATATACAACGTTTAGCAAATCAGCAAAATCAAATACAGCAACAGCATTTAATGACACAGCATCAACAGCAAATACAGCAACAGTTTCAACAGTTGCAAAGTCTTAGTCAACAACACATGCAA AATTTTGGAATGGCGCCTATAAATCCATTAACATCCAAATTACAAGATACTCAACAATCTCAGTTCTATCTACATGATCAACCCCAATTGCAAAGACGAATGTGGGGTCAACCACCTCCAACTCAAAGCTTAGCAAATGAAATGGCTGCTGTGGGCTATCAACAGTCAATGGATCCACGATATAGTACTCAACCAACAC CTTATCAACAAGATATGCGCTTATATCAAGATACACGAAATTGGGGAACGCATCCACCTCAACAGAAAGGATTTGTTCTACACGATACTCCTCAAGAACCGAGGTACCTCAATGGTGGAGATCATAGTCTTTGTAATAATCAAATGAGTCATCCTGGTCCTACATATCCATCATCTACATCTATCTTTAATCAAACACCACCATCTTCTGCTAGTCCACAACATCGCAATGCT GTTCATCGAATAAGTCAGTTAATGAGCGAAAGTCCTGAACCAAAAAGGCCAACTGTACATCATATACCGATTAAGTGTGAAAGCCCTACCGAAAAAAGACAAATTACTGCAATGCATGCACCTGTTCCAGCTCCACCTGTTGATGATATGAAGCCTCagaatatatcatttattg GAAATGATGATGAACTTACACAAGGTATAAGAGGTTTAAACATCACGTCCGGCAGCCGTACATATAGAATTCCATCACCAACTAGACCTTCAATATCACGTAATTCATTTCAACCTCACCCATCATTAAGAGAAGCCACACCATCTCCATCAGGTACACCAGAGGTAACACCTTTAGATCCAACGGATGCTGGTGAAAAAGGATTTTATATCTGCTTTGATAATGATGCGCCGAAGAAACCAAAACCAACCCTTAGAGTGAAAAGGACATCCCCTAAAAAG gaAAGAGGCGTGTCTTCATACGTTGACAATGAAGATTTTACGATGCGTCCTGACTCTCCTTCTGCGATTGTTATGGATAGACAGAAACAGCTGGAAATTCAACGAGATTCTGATCGAGAAAAGCAGCGCCAGATAGACGAGAGAGACTTCCAACGGCAAGAAATTAGAGATAGAGAAATacaaagagaaggagaaagagaaaagcaaaGAGAACGACACGAGATGAGTGGAGAGAGTCGACAATCTGGAGTTGGTTTAATAATTGGAAATCAATTAGCAAATCCTGATCCA AATTCTCTTGATGAAATGGAACGGAAAAAAGAACGTATAATGCTCTTATCATTACAAAGAAGACAGCAACAAGAAGAgatgaaagagagaaaagaggtaGAAGCGCAAGCTCGTCGAGAACAAGAGAAATTGAAAGCAGAAGAAAGAGCTCgtaaaaaggaagaggaaaggCAACGAAGGGCAGCTATCTTAGAACAACATAAAGTAAAGAAAGCAATAGAAGAGGCAGAAAGAGAA GGCAAGGTTATCGATAAAGAACTTCTTAATACAATAAAACCAACGAAATTGCGTAACAAGACTGCAACAACTCGACCTCGACCCAAAACGATTCATGTGGATGCTGGTACGGAGTTGGATTCTGGAGCTCTTACGCCGAGTCGTGGAAAGAAGGGTTCTTCTTCTAATCTAAGTACAG ATGTGCAGGAGCCTCAGCAACAGGTTAGAGGCAGGCCTAAATACCCGAGTTACCAAAACTTTAAGGGGAGAAAGTCTAATTCCTTGATGAATTTGTGTG GTTCGAGTAGTGATCAAGACGGTATGATGTGTCGATACACAGATACGGACAGCGGACTGGGCAGAGCTACACCTCCTAGGAGAGCACCGAGTCCGGGTATGGGTAGCATGAGGCATCTTCCGTCACCATCAGGACCTGGTTCTTTACCTCCCGGTTTGATGACCAAGAGACGCGTGTTCGATGATGGTAGCAGCGATATCAGTAGTACACCAAGTTCGATGATGGACTATAATG GTCCGAGATTGTATAAACAACCAACCACCAAGTCAAATCGTGGCATTATGCTAAACGCTGTGGAGTATTGTGTATTTCCGGGAACGGTAAATAAGGAAGCGAAGAGAAGAGTTTTGGACGAAATTGCAAGATCAGAAAGCAAGCattttcttatcttatttCGAGATGCTGGCTGCCAATTCCGGGCTCTCTACTCATACTGCCCAGATAGAGAAGAAGTTTCAAAGTTATATGGTACCGGACCGAAACAAGTCATGGATAAAATGttcgacaaatttttcaa ATACAATTCAGGAGCAAAATGCTTTTCTCAAGTACATACAAAGCATCTGACTGTGACCATAGATGCCTTTACGATACACAACAGCCTTTGGCAAGGTAAAAAGGTGAATTTGCCAAACAAGAAAGACATGCCTCTCGTCATATAG
- the LOC132910729 gene encoding patronin isoform X22, which yields MWSAITRLFVKGKTEESAPRTKDRTCDGVPDTVVHVFDAMDRNAGDDRRKGPAGEQHHDGAESEHFSDAYDSRQAKQRASVKWLLSKAYNNRVPENLRDPYYIDNENQEHLKPQIVHALSNAELYCLALANIYSDPNYHNQNHCGILQALARKGVYLAEPNNTQLTETILIQNSPLKMSAHMAVIEGLMVLYAKEVVTGDRVVSAIRRFDPQAEVDVPADHEKGLLLWISHASNALIAKIQADEGAGDKTRLPELPAAKDFQSLCDGVGLAAVVAFYCPGELNWMDIRVSKRPSVADALHNLSLVHAFCNRCLPYSIFHMLPEDVTYMRGCMKQNLVVFLADMYNVLEIHPAKCVRYPGEERAMQFLDACPRNSHGVAHKRSLPQSIAPIPDLRSNLSVSAPGFTVAKAPSSSSVKKSQSLQQTAENYSHDDRRAGSEESFVVHRGKGIPTLSSVADEKSITRVDAAGRPSNWEEQRRSSYAGRRSRRNSVSDDSQLTIENFGGSQDNLHNFGRNPDKEVGAHIGKRSTTEPTLPARSSVQDVYGSGVQHILSDNGYDKEEPPRLRRQTSNSSLDNVALKQILHSSENVNSDGDTSKLASFANLSRQSSEKGINLTYTEQERDDSKSNLSNKKLGQTNGNRNGEKKTTFATLPNTTTWQQQSNQQSQQMEQHSVADENGGNTIMASQLNNIRLKLEEKRRHIENEKRRMEVVMSKQRQKVGKAAFLQAVTKLYLVGKVKSPSSSTSGGDSPAEIGPPTPVTSGSSGETPTSVSETTPVTQQPSQEKPQRPFSLKEISEDVRDVEHKWLEHDGNAPFIETRRTPDIENMDLEQYHQSISQIYTPFRRMNNSLSEIQADIQRLANQQNQIQQQHLMTQHQQQIQQQFQQLQSLSQQHMQNFGMAPINPLTSKLQDTQQSQFYLHDQPQLQRRMWGQPPPTQSLANEMAAVGYQQSMDPRYSTQPTPYQQDMRLYQDTRNWGTHPPQQKGFVLHDTPQEPRYLNGGDHSLCNNQMSHPGPTYPSSTSIFNQTPPSSASPQHRNAVHRISQLMSESPEPKRPTVHHIPIKCESPTEKRQITAMHAPVPAPPVDDMKPQNISFIGNDDELTQGIRGLNITSGSRTYRIPSPTRPSISRNSFQPHPSLREATPSPSGTPEVTPLDPTDAGEKGFYICFDNDAPKKPKPTLRVKRTSPKKERGVSSYVDNEDFTMRPDSPSAIVMDRQKQLEIQRDSDREKQRQIDERDFQRQEIRDREIQREGEREKQRERHEMSGESRQSGVGLIIGNQLANPDPNSLDEMERKKERIMLLSLQRRQQQEEMKERKEVEAQARREQEKLKAEERARKKEEERQRRAAILEQHKVKKAIEEAEREGKVIDKELLNTIKPTKLRNKTATTRPRPKTIHVDAGTELDSGALTPSRGKKGSSSNLSTDSPDDGRGSSPCRSMNQLGRRGSYKTSRGSSSDQDGMMCRYTDTDSGLGRATPPRRAPSPGMGSMRHLPSPSGPGSLPPGLMTKRRVFDDGSSDISSTPSSMMDYNGPRLYKQPTTKSNRGIMLNAVEYCVFPGTVNKEAKRRVLDEIARSESKHFLILFRDAGCQFRALYSYCPDREEVSKLYGTGPKQVMDKMFDKFFKYNSGAKCFSQVHTKHLTVTIDAFTIHNSLWQGKKVNLPNKKDMPLVI from the exons GCCAAACAACGTGCCTCCGTAAAATGGCTCTTGTCGAAGGCGTACAACAACCGAGTGCCAGAAAACCTTCGTGATCCGTATTATATCGATAATGAG AACCAAGAACACCTGAAGCCGCAGATCGTACATGCACTTTCCAATGCGGAACTATACTGTTTGGCGCTGGCGAACATCTATTCGGATCCAAATTATCACAATCAGAATCATTGCGGTATTCTCCAAGCCCTGGCCAGAAAGGGTGTTTACCTCGCGGAGCCAAACAATACTCAACTCACCGAAACGATCCTCATTCAAAATTCACCACTCAAGATG TCCGCGCATATGGCTGTGATAGAGGGCCTGATGGTCTTGTACGCGAAGGAAGTAGTGACTGGAGATCGAGTAGTTTCGGCGATTCGGCGGTTCGACCCCCAGGCGGAGGTGGATGTGCCAGCGGACCACGAAAAAGGACTTCTTCTCTGGATCAGCCACGCGTCAAATGCGTTGATTGCCAAGATCCAGGCGGACGAAGGTGCCGGTGATAAAACGCGACTGCCAGAACTACCAGCTGCCAAGGACTTCCAATCGTTATGCGATGGTGTCGGCCTTGCCGCCGTTGTGGCCTTCTACTGCCCCGGCGAGCTCAATTGGATGGACATCAGGGTGTCGAAGAGACCGTCGGTCGCGGATGCGCTGCACAACTTGTCGCTGGTCCACGCGTTTTGTAACCGATGCTTACCCTATTCCATTTTTCACATGCTACCCGAAGACGTGACGTATATGAGGGG GTGCATGAAGCAAAATTTAGTCGTTTTCTTGGCGGACATGTACAACGTATTGGAAATTCATCCGGCGAAATGTGTACGTTATCCAGGCGAGGAAAGGGCGATGCAGTTCTTAGATG CCTGCCCGCGCAATAGTCATGGCGTAGCTCATAAAAGAAGTCTGCCACAGTCTATAGCTCCGATACCTGATCTGAGAAGCAACCTCTCCGTATCCGCGCCAGGCTTCACAG ttGCAAAAGCACCGTCATCCTCCTCTGTCAAGAAGTCACAATCACTGCAACAAACTGCCGAAAATTATTCTCACGACGACAG ACGAGCAGGGAGCGAAGAAAGTTTCGTAGTGCACCGTGGCAAAGGCATCCCTACGTTAAGTTCCGTAGCAGACGAGAAATCTATAACTAGAGTAGATGCCGCTGGTCGGCCAAGCAATTGGGAAGAACAGAGGAGAAGCTCGTATGCTGGTCGACGATCTAGGCGTAACAGTGTTTCGGATGACTCTCAGCTGACCATTGAGAACTTTGGTGGATCTCAG GATAATTTACACAACTTCGGCAGAAATCCAGACAAGGAGGTCGGCGCGCACATTGGCAAACGGAGCACCACAGAGCCAACACTACCAGCAAGATCTAGCGTTCAGGATGTGTATGGTAGCGGAGTGCAGCATATTTTATCAGATAACGGATACGATAAGGAAGAACCGCCGAGATTAAGAAGGCAGACCTCGAACTCTAGCTTGGACAACGTCGCGCTCAAGCAAATTTTACATTCCAGCGAGAACGTTAATTCGGACGGGGATACGTCCAAGTTAGCCAGCTTCGCGAATTTAAGCAGACAAAGCTCCGAGAAAGGGATCAACTTGACCTACACGGAACAAGAACGCGACGACAGCAAGTCGAATCTGTCGAATAAGAAACTTGGTCAGACCAATGGTAATAGGAATGGTGAGAAGAAAACGACGTTCGCCACGTTACCGAATACGACCACGTGGCAGCAACAGAGCAACCAGCAATCTCAACAGATGGAACAACATTCTGTtg CAGACGAGAACGGAGGTAACACGATTATGGCCTCACAACTGAATAATATTAGATTGAAGTTGGAGGAGAAGCGACGTCACATAGAAAACGAGAAGAGAAGGATGGAAGTCGTGATGTCAAAGCAACGGCAGAAAGTGGGCAAAGCTGCGTTCCTGCAAGCTGTTACGAAG CTGTACTTGGTG GGTAAGGTTAAATCTCCCTCTTCATCAACGTCTGGGGGGGACAGTCCGGCTGAAATTGGTCCCCCCACTCCTGTAACCTCCGGATCTTCGGGGGAGACCCCGACAAGTGTTTCCGAGACGACCCCCGTAACCCAACAACCCTCTCAAGAAAAACCACAGAGACCCTTCTCGCTCAAG GAAATTAGTGAGGATGTTCGAGATGTTGAACATAAATGGTTAGAGCATGACGGTAATGCCCCATTTATTGAAACAAGACGCACTCCAGATATTGAAAACATGGATCTTGAGCAATATCATCAATCTATATCACA aatatatacacCTTTTCGCAGGATGAATAACAGCCTTAGTGAAATACAAGCTGATATACAACGTTTAGCAAATCAGCAAAATCAAATACAGCAACAGCATTTAATGACACAGCATCAACAGCAAATACAGCAACAGTTTCAACAGTTGCAAAGTCTTAGTCAACAACACATGCAA AATTTTGGAATGGCGCCTATAAATCCATTAACATCCAAATTACAAGATACTCAACAATCTCAGTTCTATCTACATGATCAACCCCAATTGCAAAGACGAATGTGGGGTCAACCACCTCCAACTCAAAGCTTAGCAAATGAAATGGCTGCTGTGGGCTATCAACAGTCAATGGATCCACGATATAGTACTCAACCAACAC CTTATCAACAAGATATGCGCTTATATCAAGATACACGAAATTGGGGAACGCATCCACCTCAACAGAAAGGATTTGTTCTACACGATACTCCTCAAGAACCGAGGTACCTCAATGGTGGAGATCATAGTCTTTGTAATAATCAAATGAGTCATCCTGGTCCTACATATCCATCATCTACATCTATCTTTAATCAAACACCACCATCTTCTGCTAGTCCACAACATCGCAATGCT GTTCATCGAATAAGTCAGTTAATGAGCGAAAGTCCTGAACCAAAAAGGCCAACTGTACATCATATACCGATTAAGTGTGAAAGCCCTACCGAAAAAAGACAAATTACTGCAATGCATGCACCTGTTCCAGCTCCACCTGTTGATGATATGAAGCCTCagaatatatcatttattg GAAATGATGATGAACTTACACAAGGTATAAGAGGTTTAAACATCACGTCCGGCAGCCGTACATATAGAATTCCATCACCAACTAGACCTTCAATATCACGTAATTCATTTCAACCTCACCCATCATTAAGAGAAGCCACACCATCTCCATCAGGTACACCAGAGGTAACACCTTTAGATCCAACGGATGCTGGTGAAAAAGGATTTTATATCTGCTTTGATAATGATGCGCCGAAGAAACCAAAACCAACCCTTAGAGTGAAAAGGACATCCCCTAAAAAG gaAAGAGGCGTGTCTTCATACGTTGACAATGAAGATTTTACGATGCGTCCTGACTCTCCTTCTGCGATTGTTATGGATAGACAGAAACAGCTGGAAATTCAACGAGATTCTGATCGAGAAAAGCAGCGCCAGATAGACGAGAGAGACTTCCAACGGCAAGAAATTAGAGATAGAGAAATacaaagagaaggagaaagagaaaagcaaaGAGAACGACACGAGATGAGTGGAGAGAGTCGACAATCTGGAGTTGGTTTAATAATTGGAAATCAATTAGCAAATCCTGATCCA AATTCTCTTGATGAAATGGAACGGAAAAAAGAACGTATAATGCTCTTATCATTACAAAGAAGACAGCAACAAGAAGAgatgaaagagagaaaagaggtaGAAGCGCAAGCTCGTCGAGAACAAGAGAAATTGAAAGCAGAAGAAAGAGCTCgtaaaaaggaagaggaaaggCAACGAAGGGCAGCTATCTTAGAACAACATAAAGTAAAGAAAGCAATAGAAGAGGCAGAAAGAGAA GGCAAGGTTATCGATAAAGAACTTCTTAATACAATAAAACCAACGAAATTGCGTAACAAGACTGCAACAACTCGACCTCGACCCAAAACGATTCATGTGGATGCTGGTACGGAGTTGGATTCTGGAGCTCTTACGCCGAGTCGTGGAAAGAAGGGTTCTTCTTCTAATCTAAGTACAG ATTCACCCGATGACGGTAGAGGTTCCTCCCCTTGTCGAAGTATGAATCAACTTGGTCGACGTGGTTCCTACAAAACATCTAGAG GTTCGAGTAGTGATCAAGACGGTATGATGTGTCGATACACAGATACGGACAGCGGACTGGGCAGAGCTACACCTCCTAGGAGAGCACCGAGTCCGGGTATGGGTAGCATGAGGCATCTTCCGTCACCATCAGGACCTGGTTCTTTACCTCCCGGTTTGATGACCAAGAGACGCGTGTTCGATGATGGTAGCAGCGATATCAGTAGTACACCAAGTTCGATGATGGACTATAATG GTCCGAGATTGTATAAACAACCAACCACCAAGTCAAATCGTGGCATTATGCTAAACGCTGTGGAGTATTGTGTATTTCCGGGAACGGTAAATAAGGAAGCGAAGAGAAGAGTTTTGGACGAAATTGCAAGATCAGAAAGCAAGCattttcttatcttatttCGAGATGCTGGCTGCCAATTCCGGGCTCTCTACTCATACTGCCCAGATAGAGAAGAAGTTTCAAAGTTATATGGTACCGGACCGAAACAAGTCATGGATAAAATGttcgacaaatttttcaa ATACAATTCAGGAGCAAAATGCTTTTCTCAAGTACATACAAAGCATCTGACTGTGACCATAGATGCCTTTACGATACACAACAGCCTTTGGCAAGGTAAAAAGGTGAATTTGCCAAACAAGAAAGACATGCCTCTCGTCATATAG